The Haloplanus sp. GDY1 genomic sequence GGCGCGGGCGATGGCGTGTTCGCGCCCGCCGCCGCCGACGAGGAGCACTGTCTCGGACATACAGGCTGACCCCCGCGAAGCCGCCTAAGCGTTGCCCTTCGCCGCGCCGCTCACCGACCGCTCGCCGGCGATCCGGCGACCCCCGACCGCCCGCCGGCGGCGACGAAGAGGGCGACGGCGACGACGCCGGCGGCGACGCCCGCGACGCCCAGGGGGAGTCCGTACCCCACCCGCGCCGCCGGCAGGGTAAAGAGCGGCGGCCCGAGCGCCCCCGCCCCGAGGACGACGCTCGTCCGCAGGCTCATGACGCCCCCGCGGAACTCGGGGCCGGCGAGCGCCGACAGCGCCGACGCCACGGACGGCAGGACGAGGCCGTGACCCACGCCGAACACACAGAGCGCGAGGAGCACGCCGGCCGCCGACCCGGCCGCCCACACGCCCACGAGGCCGACCGCGTAGCCGACGAAGCCGGCCGCGATCAGCCCCAGGTTCGACAGGTACCGCGCGAACCGGCCGTTGAACACCGCCACGACCGCCGCGAGCGACAGCGCGCCCGTGACCAGCGCACCCACCCGACCCGACGCCAGCCCGTACCGTCCCTCCAGCAGGAACGGGACGGCGGTGAGGACGCCGCCGAAGAAGAGCGCGAACCCGACGAGCGTCGCGCCGTACACCGTCAGCGCCTCCCGCGTCGGGAGCGACGCGGCCGCGGCCCGGAGATAGGAGCCCTCCGACGTCGTCCCCGACTCCGCGCCCGTTCCCCCGCCGTCCGCCTCCGTCGGCGGGTCGAGGTAGCCGTAGACCAGCACCGCGACGACGACGCTCGTCCCGTAGAGGTAGAAGGGGGTGTCCCACGACCGGACGGCGAGCACCCCGCCGAGGACGGGCCCCGCGGCGGCGCTGACGGAGACGCAGGCGCTGACGACGCCCATCACGGCGTTGCGCCGCGTGCCGTCGTAGTAGTCGCCGACGAGCGCCATCGCCAGCGAGGCGAGGATGCTCCCGCCGACGCTGCCCTGGACCACCCGGAGGGCGAGGACGGTCCAAAACTCCGTCGTCAGCGTCACCGCCACGCCCGCGACGCCGAAGATCAGGAGGCAGGGGACGATCACCCGCCGACGGCCCAACCGGTCGGCGTACATCCCCACGACGGGCGCGAGGACGGCACCCGGCGCCGCGAAGGCGGTGATCACGAGGCCGCTCCGCGCGCTGGAGACGTCGAACGCCTCGGCGATGGCCGGGAGCACCGGGCCGATGATGTTGACGTCGAGGGGCCCCACCGCCGCAATCGCCAACAGGAGATACAGTCTCGGGGATCGCCACGGGACGTCGCCGTCGTCCGTCATCGCCCGGGCCGACGGACGGCACCGTAATCAACGGTTCGGGACGCTACTCGGCGCCGTCCGCCGCCCCCGCCTCGAACCGCTCGTATCGCGACTCGAACCGGCTCTCACAGGAGGGACAGCAAAACAGGTGGAGGTCCCCGCCGATCCGCGCGCTCGTCCCCTCGCTCGTCACCGTGTTTCCACACTCCGCACACGAGAGGGCGAAGCCGGTCCCTCCGACCGACGGCGTCCACTCGCCGTCCGTCAGGAGCGTCACCTCGTAGTCGTCGACGGCGTCGTCCGCGAAGGTCGCGTCGAGCCACCGTGGGACGTTCCCGTCCGGGATGCGGGCGTGACAGAGCAGGTCGCGCTCGGCGGTGAGAAAGACGTGTTCGACCGCCTCGGCGTCCCGCAACGACGCCCGCGCGTCGTCCACCGCGGCGGTCGG encodes the following:
- a CDS encoding MFS transporter; its protein translation is MTDDGDVPWRSPRLYLLLAIAAVGPLDVNIIGPVLPAIAEAFDVSSARSGLVITAFAAPGAVLAPVVGMYADRLGRRRVIVPCLLIFGVAGVAVTLTTEFWTVLALRVVQGSVGGSILASLAMALVGDYYDGTRRNAVMGVVSACVSVSAAAGPVLGGVLAVRSWDTPFYLYGTSVVVAVLVYGYLDPPTEADGGGTGAESGTTSEGSYLRAAAASLPTREALTVYGATLVGFALFFGGVLTAVPFLLEGRYGLASGRVGALVTGALSLAAVVAVFNGRFARYLSNLGLIAAGFVGYAVGLVGVWAAGSAAGVLLALCVFGVGHGLVLPSVASALSALAGPEFRGGVMSLRTSVVLGAGALGPPLFTLPAARVGYGLPLGVAGVAAGVVAVALFVAAGGRSGVAGSPASGR
- a CDS encoding winged helix-turn-helix transcriptional regulator, giving the protein MRELDETDLEILRSLMGDARKPWAEIAEDVDLSPPAVSDRVDRLREMGVIRRFTVDVDRSKLREGVPVLVRIEAPTAAVDDARASLRDAEAVEHVFLTAERDLLCHARIPDGNVPRWLDATFADDAVDDYEVTLLTDGEWTPSVGGTGFALSCAECGNTVTSEGTSARIGGDLHLFCCPSCESRFESRYERFEAGAADGAE